A single genomic interval of Syntrophales bacterium harbors:
- a CDS encoding enoyl-CoA hydratase/isomerase family protein: MIFKTILVEKNAGYAIVKLNRPAELNALSQEMRKDLEDCFILLEEDRDVNVVVLTGGDYVFSAGVDLKELSVIPDAEIKQYFNSIFRTLKKIYSFPKPVIAAVGGVALGGGFNLITVCDLIIASESAIFGHPELKFGLNPLFDPLRRLVGMAKAKELTMLGEPIGAKEALRIGLVNRVVPPEKLMAETAATAAELAKRSPETITYIKKMASIVPNLDKYTALELECDTEALLFSGSERKKL, from the coding sequence ATGATCTTTAAGACAATTCTTGTAGAAAAAAATGCAGGGTATGCAATCGTAAAGCTGAACAGGCCGGCGGAGTTGAATGCGCTTTCTCAAGAGATGCGCAAGGATTTGGAGGATTGCTTCATTCTCCTTGAGGAAGACAGGGATGTGAATGTTGTTGTTCTCACTGGCGGCGATTATGTTTTTTCAGCGGGAGTGGATCTCAAAGAGCTGTCGGTCATACCGGATGCGGAAATAAAACAATATTTTAATTCAATTTTCAGGACTCTGAAGAAGATATACTCCTTTCCCAAACCGGTCATTGCCGCTGTAGGCGGCGTGGCTCTGGGGGGAGGCTTCAATCTGATCACGGTTTGCGATCTGATCATCGCCTCGGAAAGTGCGATTTTCGGCCATCCCGAGCTTAAGTTCGGGTTAAATCCCCTTTTTGACCCGCTACGCCGGCTCGTGGGAATGGCCAAGGCCAAGGAACTTACGATGCTGGGCGAGCCAATCGGCGCCAAGGAGGCGTTGCGGATTGGTTTGGTAAACAGGGTTGTGCCTCCGGAAAAATTGATGGCGGAAACGGCAGCGACGGCCGCGGAACTTGCCAAAAGATCTCCGGAAACGATTACCTATATCAAGAAAATGGCAAGCATAGTTCCCAACCTGGACAAGTACACCGCTCTGGAACTGGAGTGCGATACGGAGGCGCTGCTCTTTTCCGGTTCAGAGAGGAAAAAGCT
- the sppA gene encoding signal peptide peptidase SppA yields MLACIGLASVVLVYGLGIFAAGRHSFSLKGQVGVVPIEGIISDSEEIVEQLQEFADDQRVRAVVLRINSPGGGVAPSQEIYQAVLELKKKKKVVVSMGAVAASGGYLIAVAADRILANPGTITGSISAVMHYANVEELMKKIGVSSHVIKSGKFKDIGSPTRKMTAEEQTLIQGIVDDIYDQFVQVIAKNRKISLEEVRQIADGRVFSGRQAKERRLVDGLGSFQDAVMLAGRLAGLEGKPEIVHGAKKKVGFLNYLSGSMASSLVEAVSGNKADSTGALYLLQ; encoded by the coding sequence TTGCTGGCGTGTATAGGACTCGCCTCGGTCGTCCTCGTTTATGGATTGGGGATTTTTGCCGCTGGCCGGCATTCATTTTCTTTAAAGGGTCAGGTAGGGGTCGTGCCGATTGAGGGGATTATCAGCGATTCCGAGGAGATCGTTGAACAACTGCAGGAATTTGCCGACGATCAAAGGGTTCGCGCCGTCGTCCTGAGGATTAATTCTCCCGGCGGTGGGGTAGCCCCATCTCAGGAGATCTATCAGGCGGTTCTCGAACTCAAAAAAAAGAAGAAGGTTGTAGTGTCAATGGGAGCGGTTGCGGCCTCTGGCGGATACCTGATCGCCGTGGCCGCGGATCGCATTCTCGCCAATCCGGGGACAATAACGGGAAGTATTTCCGCGGTCATGCATTACGCGAACGTGGAGGAGTTGATGAAGAAGATCGGGGTCAGCTCCCATGTGATAAAAAGCGGAAAATTCAAGGATATCGGATCGCCGACAAGAAAAATGACGGCGGAAGAGCAGACCCTTATCCAGGGAATTGTTGACGATATTTACGATCAGTTTGTGCAGGTTATTGCCAAAAATCGCAAGATTTCCCTGGAAGAAGTGCGCCAAATTGCCGATGGACGTGTATTTTCAGGAAGACAGGCAAAAGAACGCAGGCTTGTTGACGGCCTTGGCAGCTTTCAGGATGCAGTTATGCTCGCCGGGCGACTCGCCGGCCTGGAAGGAAAACCGGAAATAGTTCATGGTGCGAAAAAGAAGGTGGGCTTCCTGAATTATTTATCCGGGAGCATGGCATCAAGTCTGGTTGAAGCTGTCAGCGGGAATAAGGCAGATTCGACAGGAGCTTTATATCTGTTGCAGTAA
- a CDS encoding 30S ribosomal protein S1 — MVDDGNEILKQQADDVTGEKEVVENVDDFSGEKEESMDFKELYEQSLQSVQLGNVLIGKIVQINTDTVMVDVGWKTEGYIPAREISDENGNVVFNIGDEIEVLVDRRDQDGNLVLSRDKAAKIKIWDDVKIACEQNAPMKGIVIERVKGGLSVDIGIPAFLPGSQVDVRPVRDLDRYVGQTLEFNILKYDRKRNNVVLSRRSILEKDREAEKVETLLNIEEGKIVEGVIKNITDYGLFIDLGGIDGLLHVTDISWGRITRPADHFSKGERIRVKILSFDREKERVALGLKQLTENPWETIKEKYPVSAVVEGRVVNITDYGVFVELEPGVEGLIHVSEMFWTREVKHPSKVLAIGQVINVMVLNINTDTKRISLGLKQITANPWEALKERYPEGSIVTGVIRNITNFGIFVGVEEGVDGLIHLSDISWKQRVKQPAEIYKKGQTIEAMVLNIDVEHEKFSLGLKQIEKNPWEELSEKYLPGSIVNGKVTNITEFGVFVEIEEGMEGLVHISELSSKRVKSSSELFSVGDVVSAVVKNVDPKSRKIRLSIKDLETGASSTKGSEGKQANQYINNQENIGSSLSQALADIKIVDTDN, encoded by the coding sequence ATGGTTGACGACGGTAACGAAATCTTGAAACAGCAGGCAGACGATGTAACCGGGGAAAAAGAAGTTGTTGAGAATGTAGATGATTTTTCCGGAGAAAAAGAAGAGAGCATGGATTTTAAGGAGCTTTACGAGCAAAGCCTTCAATCCGTACAGTTGGGCAATGTTTTGATCGGCAAAATTGTGCAGATCAACACCGACACCGTTATGGTGGATGTGGGGTGGAAGACGGAAGGGTATATCCCCGCTCGGGAGATAAGCGACGAAAATGGCAATGTTGTCTTTAACATCGGGGACGAGATTGAGGTTCTTGTCGATCGCCGCGATCAGGACGGCAACCTTGTTCTGTCCCGCGATAAAGCTGCCAAAATCAAGATATGGGATGATGTCAAGATTGCCTGCGAGCAAAACGCCCCCATGAAAGGCATTGTCATCGAAAGGGTGAAAGGCGGCCTTTCTGTTGATATTGGGATTCCCGCATTCCTGCCTGGTTCGCAGGTTGATGTTCGTCCAGTCCGGGATCTCGACCGCTATGTTGGCCAGACATTAGAGTTTAATATTTTAAAGTACGATCGCAAGCGCAACAATGTCGTTCTTTCCAGGAGGTCGATCCTGGAAAAAGACCGGGAGGCGGAGAAGGTTGAAACCCTCCTGAATATCGAAGAGGGCAAGATTGTCGAGGGCGTGATCAAAAACATAACCGACTATGGTCTTTTCATCGACCTGGGCGGAATAGACGGTCTGCTGCATGTGACCGACATTTCCTGGGGCAGGATAACCCGTCCCGCCGACCACTTTTCCAAGGGGGAAAGGATCAGGGTAAAGATTCTCTCCTTTGACCGGGAGAAGGAGCGCGTGGCGCTTGGCCTCAAACAGTTGACCGAAAACCCCTGGGAAACGATTAAGGAAAAGTATCCGGTAAGCGCTGTTGTTGAGGGAAGGGTGGTAAACATTACCGATTACGGCGTTTTTGTTGAGCTCGAGCCAGGCGTTGAGGGGTTGATCCACGTGTCGGAGATGTTCTGGACAAGGGAGGTAAAGCACCCCTCCAAGGTATTGGCGATAGGGCAGGTAATAAATGTGATGGTTCTTAACATCAATACCGACACCAAACGTATTTCCCTTGGTTTGAAGCAGATAACCGCGAACCCCTGGGAAGCCCTCAAAGAGAGATATCCCGAGGGAAGCATCGTTACCGGTGTGATCAGGAATATTACCAATTTCGGAATTTTTGTCGGAGTGGAAGAGGGGGTTGACGGACTTATTCACCTGTCCGATATCTCCTGGAAGCAGCGGGTAAAGCAACCTGCCGAGATTTACAAGAAGGGTCAGACTATTGAGGCGATGGTGCTCAACATCGATGTCGAGCATGAGAAATTTTCTCTGGGACTAAAGCAGATTGAAAAGAATCCCTGGGAAGAGTTGAGCGAGAAGTATCTGCCGGGCTCGATCGTAAACGGCAAGGTCACCAATATTACTGAATTTGGTGTCTTTGTTGAGATCGAGGAGGGGATGGAGGGGCTTGTCCACATCTCTGAACTCAGTTCCAAAAGGGTAAAATCCTCTTCCGAGCTGTTCTCCGTTGGCGATGTCGTTTCGGCCGTTGTCAAAAATGTAGATCCGAAAAGCAGAAAGATCCGTCTGAGCATAAAGGATCTGGAAACAGGGGCAAGTTCGACAAAGGGCTCTGAGGGTAAACAGGCCAATCAATATATAAACAATCAGGAGAATATCGGCTCGAGTCTCAGTCAGGCGCTTGCTGATATAAAGATCGTTGATACAGATAATTAG
- the cmk gene encoding (d)CMP kinase, protein MRKKPVVTIDGPAGAGKSTISKLLAARFSFFYLDTGALYRALAFLVDEHPGEKNEESAAEISSDARIEVGNQKGVFRISANGRDVSTLIRTEKIGLLASKISAIPAVRKNLLDIQRKIGAEGGVVAEGRDMGTVVFPEAEVKFYLEASVQERARRRYLELIAKGEPVNPLDVEEDIINRDRQDSERTISPLVIPMDAVVIDTTDKSIDEIVEIMSLAIERHLNF, encoded by the coding sequence ATGAGAAAAAAACCTGTCGTTACGATTGATGGTCCTGCCGGTGCGGGAAAGAGTACGATCAGCAAGCTGTTAGCGGCGCGATTCTCGTTTTTTTATCTCGATACCGGAGCGCTTTACCGGGCGTTGGCGTTTCTTGTAGATGAGCACCCGGGAGAAAAAAACGAAGAAAGCGCGGCGGAGATCTCCAGTGATGCCCGGATAGAAGTAGGAAACCAAAAGGGGGTTTTCCGCATTTCGGCAAATGGCAGGGATGTTTCCACGTTGATCCGCACAGAGAAAATCGGTCTGCTCGCCTCGAAAATCTCCGCAATTCCCGCCGTCAGAAAAAACCTGCTCGATATTCAGAGAAAGATCGGCGCCGAAGGAGGGGTTGTCGCGGAAGGACGGGATATGGGAACGGTTGTATTTCCAGAGGCCGAGGTCAAATTCTATCTGGAGGCCTCTGTGCAGGAAAGGGCCAGAAGAAGGTACCTGGAGCTTATCGCTAAGGGTGAGCCGGTAAATCCTCTGGACGTTGAAGAGGATATTATCAACCGCGACCGTCAGGACAGCGAGCGGACAATTTCTCCGCTCGTCATTCCTATGGATGCCGTTGTTATTGATACCACAGACAAATCGATTGACGAAATTGTCGAAATTATGTCTCTTGCAATAGAACGACACCTCAATTTTTGA
- a CDS encoding VanZ family protein, whose protein sequence is MIPGIQNRFLKWIYLGGPAVAYASLIFFLSSLSRFPEELPSFFGFDKIIHFIEYFMLGALLYRWFANVEGFPGKRRALIATIFVGIIYAFTDEWHQSFVPGRDSSLFDVLFDSLGVAAASFSFPLLLLRVKKL, encoded by the coding sequence ATGATTCCTGGCATTCAAAATCGTTTTCTGAAATGGATTTATCTTGGCGGTCCTGCTGTTGCTTATGCCTCTCTTATTTTTTTCCTTTCCTCCCTTTCGAGGTTTCCCGAAGAGCTCCCCTCTTTTTTTGGTTTTGACAAAATAATCCATTTTATCGAGTATTTCATGCTGGGGGCTCTTTTGTATCGCTGGTTTGCAAACGTCGAAGGTTTTCCGGGGAAAAGGCGCGCGTTGATAGCAACGATCTTTGTCGGCATCATCTATGCGTTTACCGATGAATGGCATCAATCATTTGTCCCTGGTCGGGACTCCTCCTTGTTTGACGTTTTGTTTGACTCCCTTGGGGTTGCCGCGGCGTCATTTTCATTTCCCCTTTTATTGCTGAGAGTTAAAAAATTATGA
- a CDS encoding M48 family metalloprotease, translated as MSAKKIRELPKTFFLFLIPVLVLLYTPLAMASFTLDDEKKLGKEFYDKLEKNELLLHDDKAAAYLNKLGKLILSHSDKLPFDYRFSIIRSSGINAFATPGGYIYVNQGLINLAENEGELAGVLAHEIAHVNGRHVAEMIDRSKKLNISTLAAIIAGAFLGGGGDLTAAVTSFSVAAATSLSLQYSREHEEAADRGGLSYLDAAGYNGKYMLDFLRVMRRYEYYSSTIPSYFFTHPGTEERIGYIDALLQTTYKKGGAEQIIGGLKRIQTILRLQGEDSSANLKFFKEEIASDKNNLDALYGLAVTEGKIGMANEAVEHFQRALALNGKDPDILRDFGISLFKLGKFPEAAPYLRRAIVVSHDDATANLYLGKTLLATGNVAEAIDLLKELEKKHPADPDVCYDLAVAYGKASEKGLSHYYFGRYFRMKEKKESALFHFQAALKELPANEEKAEEIRKEIDSLKSPAHSKQPPISLNHPATSFFAAKGLSTNNLGKIALRFGLDLVAAIEQNRKRSNATLRIL; from the coding sequence ATGAGTGCAAAAAAAATCAGAGAATTACCGAAAACCTTTTTTTTGTTTCTTATCCCTGTGCTCGTCCTGCTTTACACCCCCCTCGCGATGGCATCATTCACGCTCGATGATGAAAAAAAGCTGGGAAAAGAATTTTACGATAAACTGGAGAAAAACGAGCTTCTTCTGCATGACGACAAGGCAGCCGCGTATTTGAACAAACTGGGAAAACTTATTTTGTCTCACAGCGACAAGCTACCCTTCGATTACCGCTTTTCAATAATCCGCAGTTCGGGGATTAACGCCTTTGCCACCCCGGGCGGTTATATCTATGTAAATCAGGGGTTAATTAATCTTGCCGAAAATGAAGGCGAGCTGGCCGGGGTGCTGGCGCACGAGATTGCCCATGTTAACGGCAGGCATGTCGCCGAAATGATTGATCGCTCGAAGAAACTTAACATCTCAACCCTCGCGGCGATAATCGCCGGCGCTTTTCTCGGGGGCGGTGGCGATCTCACCGCCGCGGTAACCAGTTTTTCAGTTGCTGCCGCAACATCCCTTTCACTGCAGTACAGCCGGGAACATGAAGAAGCGGCCGATCGCGGCGGGCTTTCCTATCTTGATGCCGCAGGCTATAACGGCAAGTATATGCTCGATTTCCTCAGGGTCATGCGAAGATACGAATATTACTCAAGCACGATTCCGTCATATTTTTTTACCCATCCCGGAACTGAAGAGAGGATAGGCTATATCGACGCCCTGCTCCAGACAACCTACAAAAAGGGCGGGGCGGAACAGATTATCGGCGGTCTAAAAAGAATCCAGACCATTCTGCGACTGCAAGGAGAGGACTCGTCTGCCAACCTGAAATTCTTCAAGGAGGAAATAGCGTCTGACAAGAATAATCTTGACGCCCTGTACGGTCTTGCCGTTACAGAGGGAAAAATCGGGATGGCAAATGAAGCAGTTGAACATTTCCAAAGAGCGCTTGCCTTGAACGGCAAAGATCCCGATATCCTCCGCGACTTTGGAATCTCCCTGTTCAAGCTGGGAAAGTTTCCCGAAGCGGCTCCCTATCTGCGCCGGGCAATAGTTGTCAGCCATGACGACGCCACGGCTAATCTATATTTAGGAAAAACCCTTCTGGCAACCGGCAATGTTGCCGAGGCAATCGATCTTTTAAAGGAGCTGGAGAAAAAGCACCCTGCTGATCCTGATGTCTGCTACGACCTTGCGGTCGCGTACGGAAAGGCCAGCGAAAAAGGCCTGTCCCATTATTATTTCGGCCGCTATTTCAGAATGAAAGAAAAGAAGGAAAGCGCCCTTTTTCACTTCCAGGCAGCCCTGAAGGAATTGCCCGCCAATGAAGAAAAAGCTGAAGAAATCCGAAAAGAAATAGACTCACTTAAAAGTCCGGCGCACAGCAAACAACCGCCAATATCCTTAAATCATCCGGCGACGTCTTTTTTCGCCGCTAAGGGCCTGTCCACAAATAACCTGGGCAAGATTGCGCTCAGATTTGGGTTGGATTTGGTTGCGGCGATTGAACAAAACCGCAAACGTAGCAACGCTACGTTGAGGATTTTGTGA
- a CDS encoding GAF domain-containing protein, which produces MATIGDRDNLTTRRDLPADASAVQSCEVLDDLTKDNIKLLHRFTKIGTALSGERNIERLLEMILEEAKELANADGGTLYIMSDDKTELQFAIVQTSSLKIKMGGKGEKITWKPIPLRDADGSPNHHHVCAHAALTKTTVNIEDVYQQEGFDFQGTRNFDRHTGYRSRSMLVVPMKDHEDEVIGVLQLLNAMEGGSVSSFSPVSLEITESFASQAAVALSNKRLIKELQDLLESFIRAIAVAIDEKSPYTGGHVRRVAELTMQIAGKINAAKEGHFAEIELSEDELKELQTAAWLHDVGKITTPEHIIDKETKLQTIVDRIEIVKLRIELYKTKFNLHKLETLIGEPENKAILNSGYYPEQDEMEKKLRDEFSFLMKTNEGGEFMSDEMIARLRQIGMTTFPMDGKAQPLLSPEEVENLSIRRGTLTLKEREIIQNHAAMTNNILLQLPFPEKMKHVPHYASSHHETLNGRGYPRGLTAEELPLQARIIALADIFEALTASDRPYKKGNTLSETMGIMEKMAKELHIDPDIFELFKKEGLHEEYALRELGPVHK; this is translated from the coding sequence ATGGCAACAATTGGGGACCGGGATAATCTAACGACGCGGAGAGACCTTCCTGCAGATGCTTCTGCAGTGCAGTCTTGCGAAGTCCTTGATGATCTTACAAAAGATAATATAAAGCTTTTACATAGATTTACAAAAATCGGGACAGCCCTTTCCGGCGAGCGAAACATCGAGCGTCTGCTGGAAATGATTTTGGAAGAGGCGAAGGAACTTGCGAATGCGGACGGCGGTACCCTCTACATCATGTCGGACGACAAGACGGAGCTACAGTTTGCCATTGTCCAGACGAGCAGTCTGAAAATAAAAATGGGGGGAAAAGGGGAAAAAATAACATGGAAGCCTATACCACTTCGTGATGCGGATGGTTCCCCCAATCACCACCACGTCTGCGCCCATGCTGCGTTGACGAAAACAACCGTCAACATTGAGGATGTTTATCAACAGGAGGGGTTTGACTTTCAGGGAACAAGAAATTTTGATCGCCACACCGGCTACCGCTCCCGGTCGATGCTGGTTGTGCCGATGAAGGATCATGAAGATGAAGTAATCGGCGTTTTGCAGTTGTTGAATGCGATGGAGGGCGGCAGTGTCAGCTCCTTTTCGCCGGTGAGCCTCGAAATAACAGAATCATTTGCCTCCCAGGCGGCCGTCGCCCTTTCCAACAAACGTTTGATTAAAGAACTCCAGGATCTGCTGGAATCTTTTATCCGAGCCATCGCCGTGGCGATAGACGAAAAATCGCCTTACACCGGCGGGCATGTGCGCCGGGTCGCGGAATTGACGATGCAGATTGCCGGAAAAATCAACGCGGCGAAAGAGGGGCATTTCGCAGAAATTGAGCTTTCCGAGGACGAGCTTAAAGAACTGCAAACCGCTGCCTGGCTGCATGATGTAGGAAAGATTACAACCCCGGAACATATTATCGATAAGGAAACAAAACTGCAGACTATTGTTGACCGGATTGAAATTGTTAAGCTGCGGATTGAATTGTACAAAACAAAGTTCAACCTTCATAAATTGGAGACATTGATAGGAGAGCCGGAGAATAAAGCGATCTTGAATTCGGGCTATTATCCAGAACAAGACGAAATGGAGAAAAAGCTTCGGGACGAATTCAGCTTTCTGATGAAGACGAACGAAGGCGGCGAGTTCATGTCTGATGAAATGATTGCCCGCCTCCGGCAGATCGGGATGACAACATTTCCAATGGATGGAAAGGCCCAGCCTCTGCTTTCTCCGGAAGAGGTTGAAAATCTTTCCATACGCAGAGGCACACTGACCTTAAAGGAACGGGAAATTATCCAGAATCATGCCGCGATGACGAACAATATCCTTTTACAACTGCCCTTCCCCGAGAAAATGAAGCATGTGCCTCATTATGCATCATCCCATCACGAAACGCTCAACGGCAGAGGCTACCCGAGGGGGCTTACCGCGGAGGAGCTTCCCCTGCAGGCAAGAATCATCGCCCTGGCGGATATTTTCGAGGCGCTTACAGCTTCGGACAGACCCTACAAGAAGGGTAACACCCTTTCCGAAACGATGGGCATCATGGAAAAGATGGCAAAAGAGCTGCATATAGATCCGGATATTTTTGAGCTGTTTAAAAAAGAGGGGTTGCACGAAGAATACGCGCTTCGTGAGTTAGGTCCTGTCCACAAATAA
- a CDS encoding anaerobic ribonucleoside-triphosphate reductase activating protein, producing MEQGQEGRVQSSKGIRVLKIKIGGLQKFSLIDYPGRICAIIFTQGCNFRCPYCHNPELVDPQRYGPVFSEKDVLCFLEKRKGRLDAVSVTGGEPTLQPDLENFLQKVKELGYLVKLDTNGSNPEVIEKLIKRRLVDFWAMDVKGPLDKYRRIAGVDVNPGKIQKSIALIIAAGAEHEFRTTVVRSLLDHDDLVRVVNLIKGARFYVLQGFVPSKTLNSDFLTKKTYLSEEFSAFKKEFESEELRVIIR from the coding sequence GTGGAACAAGGGCAAGAAGGAAGAGTACAATCTTCGAAAGGAATACGCGTTCTGAAAATCAAAATCGGGGGACTGCAAAAATTTTCACTGATAGATTACCCTGGGCGAATCTGCGCGATCATTTTCACCCAGGGTTGCAATTTCCGTTGTCCTTACTGCCACAACCCCGAGCTTGTTGATCCGCAAAGATACGGGCCTGTTTTTTCTGAAAAGGATGTTCTCTGTTTTTTGGAAAAGAGGAAAGGCAGACTGGACGCGGTATCGGTAACAGGAGGCGAGCCGACGCTGCAACCGGACCTTGAAAATTTTCTGCAAAAGGTAAAGGAACTCGGGTATCTTGTAAAACTGGACACCAACGGTTCCAACCCGGAGGTAATCGAAAAGCTGATAAAAAGGCGGCTTGTCGATTTCTGGGCGATGGACGTAAAAGGGCCGCTCGATAAATATCGCCGGATTGCCGGCGTTGATGTTAACCCCGGCAAGATTCAGAAGAGCATAGCGCTTATAATTGCCGCGGGGGCTGAACATGAATTCAGAACCACGGTTGTCCGTTCGCTGCTGGATCATGATGACCTGGTCCGGGTCGTAAATTTGATAAAAGGGGCAAGATTCTACGTTTTACAGGGGTTTGTTCCCTCTAAAACACTGAACAGCGATTTTCTTACCAAAAAAACCTATTTGTCTGAAGAATTCTCCGCTTTTAAAAAAGAGTTTGAATCTGAAGAGCTGCGTGTTATTATCCGCTGA
- a CDS encoding ribonucleoside triphosphate reductase: MPTQIKKRDGRLVKFDAEKITNAIAKAGAVTGEFDHKAAKKLTIRALNLAEEVFDGNAATVEEIQDIVEEVLLSSSYKKTAKAYIIYRDQHARLRDITNRMQMDLVDKYLNRTDWKINENSNMDYSLQGLNNYISSEISKTYWLNEIYPPEVRQAHSEGDFHIHDLSLLSVYCVGWDLYDLLMEGFRGVSGKVESKPAKHLRSALGQVVNFFYTLQGEAAGAQAFSNFDTLLAPFIRYDKLSYKEVEQALQEFIFNINVPTRVGFQTPFTNVTLDVQVPSYYAEKSVIVGGELQKETYGEFQEEMDLFNKAFLQVMANGDAKGRVFTFPIPTYNITKGFNWGDPKFNGLWEMTAKYGVPYFSNFINSDMNPEDSRSMCCRLRIDNRELQKRGGGLFGSNPLTGSVGVVTINMPRIGYLADTEESFLERLGSLMDIARESLEIKRKVLESFTENNLYPYTKYYLRSVKERFDQYWKNHFSTIGLVGMNEACLNLLGQDITTPEGQSFAKKVMDFMRERLVKFQEETGNNYNLESTPAEGTSYRLAKIDKEKYPEIICADEENISARKAEPFYTNSTQLPVNYTDDVFEALDLQDEIQCKYTGGTVFHTFAGERISDYRAVRELVKKICTNYHLPYVTFTPTFSVCPEHGYLTGEQETCPTCGEECEIYSRVVGYLRPVKQWNKGKKEEYNLRKEYAF, encoded by the coding sequence ATGCCGACACAGATAAAAAAACGGGACGGAAGACTGGTAAAATTTGATGCGGAAAAGATCACCAATGCGATCGCCAAGGCGGGCGCGGTGACCGGAGAATTTGATCACAAGGCGGCAAAAAAACTGACCATTCGCGCCCTGAATCTGGCGGAAGAGGTTTTTGACGGCAACGCCGCAACGGTCGAAGAGATTCAGGACATTGTCGAGGAGGTGCTGCTCTCTTCTTCCTACAAGAAAACCGCGAAGGCGTACATCATCTACCGCGATCAGCACGCCCGCCTCCGGGATATAACAAACCGGATGCAGATGGATCTGGTCGATAAATACCTGAACAGAACCGATTGGAAAATAAACGAAAACAGCAATATGGATTATTCGCTGCAGGGACTCAACAACTACATCTCCTCCGAGATCAGCAAGACTTACTGGTTAAACGAAATATACCCGCCGGAGGTTCGCCAGGCCCATTCGGAAGGTGATTTTCATATCCACGACTTGAGCCTGCTTTCCGTTTACTGTGTCGGCTGGGATTTGTACGATCTGCTCATGGAGGGGTTCCGGGGGGTTTCCGGCAAGGTGGAAAGCAAGCCGGCGAAGCATCTGCGCAGCGCCCTGGGGCAGGTGGTGAATTTTTTCTATACATTGCAGGGGGAAGCGGCCGGCGCCCAGGCCTTTTCCAATTTTGACACGCTTCTGGCCCCGTTTATCCGCTATGACAAGCTCAGCTACAAGGAGGTCGAGCAGGCCCTGCAGGAGTTCATCTTCAATATCAACGTGCCGACCCGGGTGGGTTTTCAGACCCCCTTCACCAATGTGACGCTCGATGTGCAGGTTCCCAGCTATTATGCCGAGAAAAGCGTTATCGTCGGCGGAGAACTCCAGAAAGAGACGTACGGAGAGTTTCAGGAGGAGATGGACCTCTTCAACAAGGCGTTTTTGCAAGTTATGGCCAACGGCGATGCCAAAGGACGGGTTTTTACCTTTCCGATTCCTACCTACAACATTACAAAGGGTTTTAACTGGGGAGACCCGAAATTTAACGGACTTTGGGAAATGACTGCCAAGTACGGCGTCCCCTATTTTTCCAATTTCATCAATTCGGACATGAATCCGGAGGATTCCCGCAGTATGTGCTGCCGGCTGCGGATAGACAACCGCGAGCTGCAAAAGCGCGGCGGCGGGCTTTTCGGCTCCAATCCCCTGACCGGCTCCGTTGGGGTGGTCACGATAAACATGCCGAGAATAGGCTATCTTGCCGATACGGAGGAGTCATTTCTGGAAAGACTGGGCAGCCTGATGGACATTGCTCGTGAAAGCCTGGAAATAAAGCGCAAGGTTCTGGAAAGCTTCACCGAAAACAACCTGTATCCCTACACGAAGTACTATCTGCGTAGCGTCAAGGAACGCTTCGACCAGTACTGGAAAAATCACTTTTCCACGATTGGGCTGGTGGGAATGAACGAGGCGTGCCTTAACCTCTTGGGGCAGGACATTACAACCCCGGAAGGACAGAGCTTTGCAAAAAAAGTTATGGATTTCATGCGTGAGCGGCTCGTAAAATTCCAGGAAGAGACCGGGAACAACTACAATCTGGAATCGACCCCCGCCGAGGGAACTTCTTACCGCTTAGCGAAAATCGATAAGGAGAAATACCCGGAGATTATCTGCGCCGATGAAGAAAATATCAGCGCCCGGAAGGCGGAGCCGTTCTATACGAATTCCACTCAACTGCCGGTAAACTATACCGACGATGTCTTCGAGGCCCTTGACCTGCAGGACGAAATTCAGTGTAAGTACACCGGCGGCACCGTGTTTCACACCTTCGCCGGGGAACGCATTTCCGATTACCGGGCGGTAAGGGAGTTAGTTAAAAAGATCTGCACGAATTATCATCTGCCGTATGTTACCTTTACCCCAACGTTCAGCGTCTGCCCGGAGCATGGATATCTCACGGGCGAGCAGGAGACTTGCCCGACCTGCGGGGAAGAGTGCGAGATTTACTCCCGCGTTGTCGGGTATCTGCGCCCGGTCAAGCAGTGGAACAAGGGCAAGAAGGAAGAGTACAATCTTCGAAAGGAATACGCGTTCTGA